GCGGCGACGAGAGCCGCGTGACCGTCGTCCATGAGCACGGCCTCGACCCCGCGGCCGTCCCCCGCACACTGGCGGCGGCTCACGTAGCCGCGCCGCTCCAAGCGCGCCACGGTGTGGGTCAGGCGCGAGCGGGAATGCACGAGGGACGCGGCGAGGGCGGCCATCCGGCTGCGACGCTCGGGCAGCTCGGACAGCCGAACGAGCACCTCGTACTCGTTCAGGGAGAGCCCGCTCGCAAGCTCCAGGTCGCGGTTGAGGGCCTCGGCGAGCCCGGCCGAACCGGTGAGATAGGCGCGCCAGGATCGCTGCTCGGCGGGGCTCAGCCAGCGGGTCGGTGTCGTGGTCATCACAGTAGGGTCCCTTGCTCTTGACAGGTTCGGCAAGACCGATCATAGTCACTAGTACAACTTTCAACCACTTTTTCATCGAGGCACAGGAGCAGACATGACCACGATCCCCGCCGGCACCTTCACGATCGACACCGCCCACTCCCGCATCGGCTTCGCCGCCCGCCACGCCGCCGTGGCCCGCGTCCGGGGCTCCTTCGACGACTTCACCGGCCAGATCACGATCGCCGACCACTTCCCGGCCTCGACCGCCAGCGTCGAGATCGCCTCAGGCAGCGTGAAGACCGGCAACGCCGACCGTGACGCACACCTCACGTCCCCCGACTTCTGGCACTCCGAGCAGAACCCGACCTGGACCTTCACCACGACCGGGCTCGAGGGCGCCGGCGAGGAGTTCGTGCTCACGGGCGATCTGACCATCAACGGCGTGACCAAGCCGGTGGACATGGACGTGGAGTACAACGGCCAGGCGGTCGGTCCGGACGGCGTGCAGCGCCTCGGCTTCTCGGCCTCCACCGCCGTCTCCCGCAAGGACTACGGCCTCACCTGGAACGTCGCGCTCGAGGGTGGCGGCGTGCTCGTGGGGGACAAGATCCGCATCGACCTCGACATCGCGGCGGTCCCGGCGGCCTGACCCGGCGGTCGCGCGCTCCACACCGGGGCGCGCGACCTCAGCCCCCGGGCGTGCGGCGCCGGCGCCACCACCTGGGGGCCGTGTCATGTCCGGGGGCGGATCCGAGCGCAGCGCGCAGCCGCGCGGGCTCGATGCGCCAATAGCCGACCTGGGTGTCGTCGACCACGACGACCGGGACGTACTCGCCGTACCGGGCCCGCAGCTCGGGATCCGAATCGACGTCGATCTCGGCGAACTCGAGTCCGGCCCGGGCGCACTCGGCGGACAGCAGCCGGCGGGCCTCCTCGCACAGGTGGCAGTGGGCGCGCGTGTAGAACCGGACCTCGGTCATCGCGACCCCTCCTCTCCGGCGCGGCTGCCGATCGCCTCGCGCTCGGCGCGCCCCGTCACGGAACACGAAAGCCGGACCGAAGTCCGGCTCCCGATCACTTCTTGTTACGACGCTGGTGGCGCGTCTTGCGAAGCAGCTTGCGGTGCTTCTTCTTCGCCATCCGCTTCCGACGCTTCTTGACTACTGAACCCACAGGACCTCACTAGGATCTGGAACTGGTCAGGCGCGGACATGTGCGCCCACACGCTGGTGTTGGAGTTTACTACCCGCGACCACAGCCACGGACACGGGTCTCGGTGCGCTCAGTACCCGGTGCCGGTGGTGAAGTCGGAATGTCCACTGAGCATCTCCTCCACGGCCGCCTGCGGCACCCGGAACGAGCGTCCCACCCGGATCGCGGGCAGATCGCCCGCATGCACCATTCGGTAGACGGTCATCTTCGAGACCCTGGCCATGTCGGCGACCTCGGCAACGGTCAGGAAACGAGGGGGGTCCGGCTGTGCCATTCGCTCATCTCCTTCCCATCGCTGTTGTGCTCTCGCATGATCTCGGCGGCCGCCTGCGCGGATCCCGGGCGAGCCGATCGCCGCTCGGGCTCGGATCGCCGCACCGGTGCCACCACGGGTGAACTCTAGGGCCAAATGTAGTGCACGGGCAAAGGTTTGTTCATCCGCTCAGAGAAGCGCGCCGAGCCCGTGCTCGGGGAAGACGACGCGGCGCGTGGCCAGGATCGCCTGATCGACCGGGTCCGCCGGGTCGTAGCCGTCGTCGAACGGCCGCAATCGCGGGCGCCTGCCATCGGTCATGGTCTGGGGGACCTCCGCCCCGAGCGAGTGCACGTGCGCCCGCCAGCGCGCGGGCAGCAGCCGCTCCGGGTCGACGGGCTGCCCGGAGGCGATCGCCACGAGGTTCGCCCACACCCGCGGCACGGTCGAGGCGATGTCGTAGCCCCCGCCCCCGAGGGCGACCCAGCGGTCGTCGGCGTGGTCCGCGGCCCACCGGCCGAGCTGCTCGGCGGCGATCCGCTGGGCGTCGACCGAGACCCGCAGCTCCGTCAGCGGGTCGCGGGGATGGGAGTCGCAGCCGTGCTGGGAGACGAGGACCTCCGGGCGGAACTCCGCCAGCAGCGGGGCCGCGACCGCCTCGACAGCCCGCAGCCACGGCTCATCACCCGTGTCCGGGGGGAGGGCGACGTTCACGGCCATGCCCCGGGCGTGCGGCCCGCCGCAGTCCTGGGCGAACCCCGTGCCCGGGAAGAGCGACATCCCGCTCTGGTGGACCGAGATGGTCAGCACCCGTGGATCGTCCCAGAAGGCCCGCTCCACGCCGTCGCCGTGATGGGCGTCGATGTCGACGTAGGCGACCCGACGGGCGCCCTGGTCGAGCAGCCACCGGATCGCGACCGCCGCGTCGTTGTAGATGCAGAACCCCGATGCGCGGCCGGGCATCGCGTGGTGCATTCCGCCGGCGAAGTTCACGGCGTGCCGTGCGCGCCCGGACCAGACCTCCCGGGCGGCCTGGAGCGTTCCCCCCGCGATCCGCGCGGCCGCCTCGTGCATCCCGGCGAAGACCGGATCGTCCGCGGTGCCCAGGCCGTACCGGGCCGAGGCCGCCCCGGCCCGGACGGCCGCGATGTACTCGGGCCGGTGCACGAGTTCGAGCTCGGCGTCGGTGGCCACGGGGGGATCGACGACCCGTACCCCCTCGCACAGCCCGAACGCCCGCACCAGTTCACGGGTGAGGCCCAATCGGGTCGGGGCCATCGGGTGGGACGCGCCGAAGTGATAGGTCAGCAACT
The window above is part of the Pseudactinotalea sp. HY158 genome. Proteins encoded here:
- a CDS encoding glutaredoxin family protein, with protein sequence MTEVRFYTRAHCHLCEEARRLLSAECARAGLEFAEIDVDSDPELRARYGEYVPVVVVDDTQVGYWRIEPARLRAALGSAPGHDTAPRWWRRRRTPGG
- a CDS encoding MarR family winged helix-turn-helix transcriptional regulator; the encoded protein is MTTTPTRWLSPAEQRSWRAYLTGSAGLAEALNRDLELASGLSLNEYEVLVRLSELPERRSRMAALAASLVHSRSRLTHTVARLERRGYVSRRQCAGDGRGVEAVLMDDGHAALVAAAPGHVESVRRHLVDVLTPEQLAAVGEAFAAIAHALGRESAGPGVAE
- a CDS encoding YceI family protein, with protein sequence MTTIPAGTFTIDTAHSRIGFAARHAAVARVRGSFDDFTGQITIADHFPASTASVEIASGSVKTGNADRDAHLTSPDFWHSEQNPTWTFTTTGLEGAGEEFVLTGDLTINGVTKPVDMDVEYNGQAVGPDGVQRLGFSASTAVSRKDYGLTWNVALEGGGVLVGDKIRIDLDIAAVPAA
- a CDS encoding helix-turn-helix domain-containing protein, translated to MAQPDPPRFLTVAEVADMARVSKMTVYRMVHAGDLPAIRVGRSFRVPQAAVEEMLSGHSDFTTGTGY
- a CDS encoding 30S ribosomal protein bS22, producing MGSVVKKRRKRMAKKKHRKLLRKTRHQRRNKK
- a CDS encoding acetoin utilization protein AcuC: MSEQTVLVWSEELLTYHFGASHPMAPTRLGLTRELVRAFGLCEGVRVVDPPVATDAELELVHRPEYIAAVRAGAASARYGLGTADDPVFAGMHEAAARIAGGTLQAAREVWSGRARHAVNFAGGMHHAMPGRASGFCIYNDAAVAIRWLLDQGARRVAYVDIDAHHGDGVERAFWDDPRVLTISVHQSGMSLFPGTGFAQDCGGPHARGMAVNVALPPDTGDEPWLRAVEAVAAPLLAEFRPEVLVSQHGCDSHPRDPLTELRVSVDAQRIAAEQLGRWAADHADDRWVALGGGGYDIASTVPRVWANLVAIASGQPVDPERLLPARWRAHVHSLGAEVPQTMTDGRRPRLRPFDDGYDPADPVDQAILATRRVVFPEHGLGALL